One window of the Deltaproteobacteria bacterium genome contains the following:
- a CDS encoding pyrrolysine--tRNA(Pyl) ligase large subunit, whose translation MAVPFSTVQKQRLKEMGVLPELMKQGFKDTRARDEAFRSIERMAARKGRERLLTLQRSCFRPFVCELEDGLVEALTGAGFVQVLTPVLLTRQMLAKMSITADHPLSWQVFWVGENRCLRPMLAPNLYALLRRLIRLWRKPIRIFEVGPCFRKESRGGQHTSEFTMLNLVELGLPEAARRQRLEELIGLVMKAAGIDRYQLVTKESEVYGETLDVVAEVELGSAAMGPHRLDGAWGIFDPWVGVGFGLERLAMVRKGFRNIQRVSRSLEYLDGVRLNM comes from the coding sequence GTGGCAGTGCCGTTTTCCACTGTCCAGAAACAGCGCCTCAAGGAGATGGGCGTTCTGCCGGAGTTGATGAAACAAGGGTTCAAGGACACCCGTGCACGGGACGAGGCGTTCCGCAGTATCGAGAGAATGGCTGCTCGCAAGGGACGAGAGAGGCTCTTGACCCTCCAACGCTCCTGCTTCAGACCATTTGTCTGCGAACTCGAAGACGGACTGGTTGAGGCTCTGACGGGTGCCGGATTCGTCCAGGTACTCACCCCGGTCCTGCTCACCCGCCAGATGCTGGCCAAGATGTCTATCACCGCTGATCACCCTCTGAGCTGGCAGGTTTTCTGGGTTGGAGAGAACCGATGCCTGAGGCCCATGCTGGCACCTAACCTTTATGCTCTCTTGAGACGTCTGATTCGTTTGTGGAGAAAGCCTATCCGGATTTTTGAAGTGGGCCCCTGCTTCCGCAAGGAATCCCGGGGCGGGCAACACACCAGTGAGTTCACCATGCTCAATCTCGTGGAATTGGGGCTCCCTGAAGCAGCGAGGCGTCAACGGTTGGAAGAACTGATCGGCCTGGTGATGAAGGCGGCAGGAATCGATAGGTACCAACTGGTCACCAAAGAGTCGGAGGTCTACGGAGAGACGCTCGATGTGGTGGCAGAGGTGGAGTTGGGTTCGGCGGCCATGGGACCTCACCGCCTCGATGGTGCTTGGGGGATATTCGATCCATGGGTGGGAGTCGGTTTCGGCCTGGAGAGGCTCGCCATGGTGAGGAAGGGATTCCGGAACATCCAGCGGGTCAGCCGGAGCCTGGAGTATCTGGACGGGGTGCGTCTGAACATGTAG
- a CDS encoding corrinoid protein yields MTKEEIFEGAQKAIVESDADRAKELAEQGLGEGIDPMELMNKGFIPGINKVGDLFGMGKLFLPELIQSAEAMQRVTEIINAALTTDVDKEQGKVVIGTVEGDIHDIGKTIVVSLFKANGFNVYDLGRDVPIDRFIEEAEKVGADIIGSSALLTTTMDVQKRLIGELKKAGLRDKYKTMVGGAPVTQRWADRIGADAFAEDAADGVRKAKQLLGKG; encoded by the coding sequence ATGACAAAGGAGGAGATCTTCGAGGGAGCCCAGAAGGCTATTGTGGAGAGTGATGCAGACCGGGCCAAAGAGCTCGCCGAACAGGGGCTGGGAGAGGGAATCGATCCCATGGAACTCATGAACAAGGGATTCATCCCAGGGATCAACAAGGTGGGAGATCTTTTCGGAATGGGGAAACTCTTTCTCCCGGAACTCATTCAGTCGGCCGAAGCCATGCAGAGGGTGACGGAGATCATCAATGCGGCCCTCACCACCGATGTGGACAAGGAACAGGGGAAAGTGGTTATTGGAACCGTTGAGGGAGACATTCACGATATCGGGAAGACGATAGTGGTCTCCCTTTTCAAGGCCAACGGGTTCAACGTGTACGATCTGGGACGGGATGTTCCCATTGATCGTTTTATCGAAGAAGCCGAGAAGGTGGGGGCCGACATCATCGGATCGAGTGCCCTGCTGACCACAACCATGGACGTACAGAAACGGCTGATAGGAGAGCTGAAAAAGGCCGGCTTGAGAGACAAATACAAGACCATGGTCGGAGGGGCTCCTGTGACGCAGCGCTGGGCAGATCGGATCGGGGCGGATGCCTTTGCAGAAGACGCAGCCGACGGTGTGAGGAAGGCCAAACAACTCCTCGGGAAAGGATGA
- the pylB gene encoding methylornithine synthase PylB, whose amino-acid sequence MKPALKIGRGERSGTPSSGFDLEEVLFRAKRGEALNREEIGFFLDLEDDAGLDRLFQTAREIRSRCFEDSVFLYGFVYFSTWCRNDCTFCLYRRSNLLARRYRKSAEEILEIALRQAESGVHLIDLTMGEDPFFDQAGAGADELLDLVERTKVETGLPVMISPGVVSRERLQELSEAGADWYACYQETHNPELFRELRPDQDFHRRLAAKIEARRLGMLIEEGILTGVGDSSADILASLEAMRSLGAHQLRVMTFVPQRGTPMGRTSPPTSRRELVTIALMRLLFPDRLIPASLDVGGIKGLQDRLLAGANVVTSLIPPRTGLVGVSQSVLDVEEGYRTVGGVRAVLERMGLKTARAGEYGLWIARERARKESRQLETGKIP is encoded by the coding sequence ATGAAGCCGGCATTGAAGATTGGTCGCGGGGAGAGGTCGGGGACTCCCTCTTCTGGATTCGATCTCGAAGAGGTCCTTTTCAGAGCCAAAAGGGGGGAGGCCCTGAACAGGGAGGAGATCGGGTTTTTCCTCGACCTGGAGGATGATGCAGGCCTCGACCGTCTCTTTCAGACAGCCAGGGAGATTCGCAGCCGCTGTTTCGAAGATTCCGTATTCCTTTACGGTTTCGTCTACTTCTCCACATGGTGCCGAAATGACTGTACCTTCTGCCTGTATCGGAGATCGAATCTCCTGGCCAGAAGATATCGGAAAAGTGCGGAGGAGATTCTCGAGATCGCCCTCAGGCAGGCCGAGTCGGGGGTTCACCTTATCGATCTCACCATGGGAGAGGATCCATTTTTCGATCAGGCCGGTGCAGGGGCGGATGAGCTCCTCGATCTGGTCGAGAGAACCAAGGTCGAGACCGGCCTCCCGGTGATGATCTCCCCAGGGGTGGTTTCCAGAGAGAGGCTCCAGGAGCTCTCCGAGGCCGGCGCCGACTGGTACGCATGTTACCAGGAGACCCATAATCCGGAGCTGTTCAGGGAACTCAGGCCGGACCAGGACTTTCACAGGCGTCTGGCTGCCAAGATTGAGGCCCGGCGGCTGGGTATGCTAATTGAGGAGGGGATTCTGACAGGGGTAGGAGACTCCTCCGCGGATATCCTTGCCTCACTGGAAGCCATGAGGAGCCTCGGGGCTCATCAGCTTCGAGTGATGACCTTCGTGCCGCAAAGGGGAACCCCCATGGGAAGGACCTCTCCCCCCACCAGCCGCCGCGAGCTGGTGACCATCGCCTTGATGCGGCTTCTCTTTCCTGACAGACTTATCCCCGCGTCTCTCGATGTGGGGGGGATAAAGGGCTTGCAGGACCGCCTTCTTGCAGGAGCCAATGTGGTGACCTCCCTTATTCCCCCCCGTACGGGCCTTGTCGGTGTCTCCCAGAGCGTTCTCGACGTGGAAGAGGGATACCGGACTGTTGGGGGAGTAAGAGCGGTCCTGGAGAGGATGGGGCTGAAGACGGCCAGGGCGGGAGAGTACGGCCTGTGGATCGCACGTGAACGGGCCAGGAAGGAGAGCCGGCAGCTCGAGACGGGGAAAATACCGTGA
- the pylC gene encoding 3-methylornithine--L-lysine ligase PylC has protein sequence MRVAVIGGKLQGVEACYLARRAGWEVMLVDKDPSPPARGLCDFFSQTDVVEQRERLPVILGEVDLVVPAVEETEVLQSLAETAGRSGIPLALDLDAYGVTSSKIRSDRLFSRLGLPMPGRWPDCGLPVVAKPAESSGSRGVVRISDEESLSLFLKNHRSELDRWVIQEYLEGPSYSLEVIGLEGRCVALQVTALEMDSTYDCKRVLAPVDLPAALDEEFRKTAGVLARALRLNGIMDVEVVLHEGRLKLLEIDARLPSQTPAVVEQSTGANMLAFLQEVFLCSRLPEFSLTAAPRGVIYEHVRVWEGRLEVSGEHIMTTAGPLHMESDFFGADLALTNFSSLDRPWVATLIVTGGDLQKAWQRRRRVIHTIMEACNLAGYQDPGMAVSDPSGGGPE, from the coding sequence GTGAGAGTCGCTGTGATCGGCGGAAAACTCCAGGGAGTGGAGGCGTGTTACCTGGCTCGCCGTGCTGGATGGGAGGTGATGCTCGTCGACAAAGATCCATCACCTCCGGCTCGTGGACTCTGCGATTTCTTCTCTCAGACGGACGTGGTCGAGCAGAGGGAGAGACTCCCTGTGATCCTCGGCGAAGTGGATCTAGTCGTTCCGGCCGTGGAAGAGACAGAGGTTCTTCAGTCCCTTGCCGAAACGGCCGGTAGAAGCGGGATTCCCCTGGCCCTCGACTTGGATGCCTACGGCGTAACATCTTCGAAGATAAGAAGCGATCGCCTCTTTTCCCGTCTCGGTCTTCCCATGCCCGGGCGATGGCCGGATTGCGGGTTGCCCGTTGTGGCCAAACCCGCCGAATCGAGCGGGAGCAGGGGCGTTGTCAGGATCTCCGACGAGGAAAGCCTGAGCCTGTTTCTCAAGAACCACAGATCCGAACTGGACCGATGGGTGATACAGGAGTATCTGGAAGGCCCCTCCTATTCTCTGGAGGTGATCGGGCTTGAGGGGCGGTGTGTTGCTCTTCAGGTTACGGCCCTCGAGATGGACTCCACCTACGACTGCAAGCGGGTTCTTGCCCCTGTTGATCTTCCGGCTGCGCTGGATGAGGAATTCAGGAAGACGGCCGGTGTTCTTGCCAGGGCTCTCCGGCTCAACGGAATCATGGACGTGGAGGTGGTTCTCCACGAGGGGCGTCTCAAGCTCCTCGAGATAGATGCCCGGCTTCCGAGCCAGACCCCTGCTGTGGTGGAACAGTCAACAGGCGCCAACATGCTGGCGTTTCTGCAGGAGGTCTTTCTCTGCTCGCGGTTGCCGGAATTTTCCCTTACTGCAGCGCCGCGGGGTGTGATCTACGAGCACGTTAGGGTGTGGGAGGGCCGCCTGGAGGTTTCAGGTGAGCATATCATGACCACAGCAGGTCCCTTGCACATGGAGAGCGATTTCTTCGGAGCCGATCTGGCCCTGACGAATTTCTCCTCTTTGGACCGCCCGTGGGTGGCTACCCTGATTGTGACCGGCGGGGACCTCCAAAAAGCCTGGCAAAGACGGCGCCGGGTGATCCATACGATAATGGAAGCTTGCAACCTTGCCGGGTACCAAGATCCGGGGATGGCGGTTTCCGACCCGTCAGGAGGAGGGCCGGAGTGA
- the pylD gene encoding 3-methylornithyl-N6-L-lysine dehydrogenase PylD has protein sequence MTRLRAEDLAGLGRNLDAYDRELKAKTGRSLRQIGCRAAGIDEEGIPDAGFGLKVGVIPVTAGKGMIPGFVQAVKEIIGHLGFQVFVPARPDVAGLAEAVEGGAGMVFLADDAIFVAINLSTRRVVENSEATGRGYGAALEGLAGGKIRGSPVLVVGAGRVGSGAAKILSEMGGEIGIFDPEPGRAEGLAGEVGGRVEDDLDQALERYTLVVDACPAAGIIDVRHIKPATFVAAPGIPLGLTSGARTRIGDRLIHDPLQIGVATMMITSLASAGDL, from the coding sequence GTGACGCGGCTGAGAGCCGAAGACCTTGCTGGACTGGGTCGCAATCTGGACGCCTATGACCGAGAGTTGAAGGCCAAGACCGGCAGGAGCCTCAGACAGATCGGATGCAGGGCCGCTGGGATCGATGAAGAAGGGATCCCCGATGCCGGGTTTGGCTTGAAGGTAGGCGTCATTCCCGTAACCGCCGGCAAGGGCATGATACCCGGATTCGTCCAGGCGGTAAAGGAGATCATCGGCCATCTGGGCTTCCAGGTCTTTGTACCGGCCCGGCCGGATGTGGCAGGTCTTGCAGAGGCGGTCGAAGGGGGAGCAGGGATGGTCTTTTTGGCAGATGATGCCATTTTCGTGGCTATCAACCTCTCGACCCGCCGGGTTGTGGAGAACAGTGAGGCAACCGGGAGAGGCTATGGGGCTGCCCTGGAGGGATTGGCAGGCGGTAAAATCCGGGGGAGCCCGGTGCTGGTGGTGGGTGCCGGCAGAGTAGGCTCGGGAGCAGCGAAGATCCTCAGTGAGATGGGCGGAGAGATTGGGATCTTCGATCCTGAACCAGGAAGGGCAGAGGGGTTGGCCGGGGAGGTGGGTGGCAGGGTGGAGGATGATCTTGATCAGGCCCTTGAGCGCTACACCCTTGTCGTCGATGCCTGCCCGGCGGCAGGGATCATCGATGTAAGGCACATCAAGCCAGCGACCTTCGTGGCTGCTCCGGGAATTCCTCTCGGATTGACTTCCGGAGCGCGGACCCGAATCGGAGACCGCCTGATCCACGATCCCCTTCAAATCGGTGTTGCCACCATGATGATCACCTCCCTTGCATCCGCAGGTGACCTATGA
- a CDS encoding FadR family transcriptional regulator has translation MIERRTLTSSLVREIQQRIASNEFKPGQKLPPHDEMAAMFGVSRTALREALKQLSLMGFVRLQHGRGTFVSSFNPSFLAESLSSLLLVDNEMAFELLEARQHIESVIAFMAAKNVTPRDIVDMKVLLREMKEELSMGRIDSYAEKNLAFHLLIARASKNRVLTMAIQTIRDLLKQFMAEFMTLVPEMTESAMNYHIKIFKAIERGDALGAQKHMKNHILRVQRALRKYLSDRERENAVREVQRK, from the coding sequence ATGATAGAGAGAAGAACGCTCACCTCTTCCCTGGTTAGAGAGATTCAGCAGCGGATAGCGAGTAATGAATTCAAGCCCGGCCAGAAACTGCCTCCTCACGATGAGATGGCGGCTATGTTCGGGGTGAGTCGGACGGCTCTCAGGGAAGCACTCAAGCAGCTTTCCCTGATGGGATTTGTCAGGTTGCAGCACGGAAGGGGTACTTTCGTGAGTTCCTTCAATCCTTCCTTCTTGGCTGAATCGCTGTCATCCCTTTTACTGGTGGACAATGAAATGGCCTTTGAGCTCCTGGAGGCCCGCCAGCACATTGAATCAGTGATTGCATTCATGGCTGCAAAGAACGTGACTCCCCGGGACATAGTGGATATGAAGGTACTCCTCCGTGAGATGAAAGAGGAGTTAAGCATGGGTCGGATAGATTCCTATGCGGAAAAGAACTTGGCCTTTCACCTCCTGATCGCGAGAGCCTCGAAGAATCGCGTCCTTACGATGGCCATACAGACGATCAGAGATCTTCTAAAGCAGTTCATGGCGGAGTTCATGACCCTTGTTCCGGAAATGACCGAGAGTGCAATGAACTATCATATCAAGATCTTCAAAGCCATCGAGAGAGGAGACGCTCTGGGCGCACAGAAGCATATGAAAAACCATATCCTCCGTGTACAGCGGGCCCTCCGAAAGTACCTTTCGGACCGGGAAAGGGAGAATGCCGTTAGAGAGGTGCAAAGGAAGTAA
- a CDS encoding methylmalonyl-CoA mutase family protein → MRDEGELEDKLRKWEGTTVAEAIKRVAERREEFETTSGIELKRLYTPLDISEEAYVERLGFPGEYPFTRGVRPTMYRGRLWTMRMYSGFATAEETNMRYKYLIGQGQTGLSVAFDLPTQMGYDSDHPLAAGEVGRVGVAIDSLADMETLFDGIPLGRVSTNMTINSTAVILLAMYLAVAEKQGVRFEEVRGTIQNDILKEYIARGTYIFPPRPSMRIIADIFAFCRDDVPRWNTISISGYHIREAGSNAVQELAFTLANGIAYVKTGIDAGLDVDDFAPRLSFHLDTHNNFLEEIAKFRAGRRLWARIMKERFGAKNPASWMFRLHAQGAGCSLTRQQPDNNVVRVAIQALAAVLGGTQSLQTNSKDEAYAIPTEETVRTALRTQQIIAHESGVADFIDPLGGSYAVEALTDEIEGRASEYIERIEAMGGAVQAIESGYIQGEIAESAYRYQRSIETKDRIIVGLNEFTVKEAPLKEITRIRPEVERAQREKLEKVKKERDPGRLQEVLLAVKEAAEGRDNLVFPTLDAVRAYATVGEITDALRAVFGEYEEKG, encoded by the coding sequence ATGAGAGACGAGGGAGAACTGGAAGACAAGCTCAGAAAATGGGAAGGGACCACTGTTGCCGAGGCGATCAAGCGGGTGGCTGAGAGAAGGGAAGAATTCGAGACCACTTCCGGCATCGAGCTTAAGAGGCTCTACACTCCCCTGGACATATCTGAAGAGGCCTACGTGGAGCGCCTCGGCTTCCCGGGTGAGTACCCCTTCACCCGCGGAGTTCGGCCGACCATGTACCGGGGCCGGCTTTGGACCATGAGGATGTACTCGGGCTTTGCCACGGCGGAGGAAACAAACATGAGGTACAAGTATCTCATCGGCCAGGGACAGACCGGCCTGAGCGTGGCCTTCGACCTACCCACTCAGATGGGATACGACTCCGATCATCCCCTGGCTGCCGGTGAGGTAGGAAGAGTTGGTGTAGCCATCGATTCGCTGGCGGATATGGAGACCCTTTTCGACGGGATCCCTCTTGGTCGGGTAAGCACCAACATGACCATCAATTCTACGGCCGTAATCCTTCTTGCTATGTACCTCGCCGTTGCGGAAAAGCAGGGGGTCAGGTTCGAAGAGGTGAGAGGTACAATCCAGAACGACATACTGAAAGAATACATCGCCCGAGGGACCTATATTTTTCCACCGCGGCCGTCCATGCGTATTATCGCCGACATCTTCGCCTTTTGCAGGGATGATGTCCCCCGGTGGAATACGATCAGCATCAGTGGGTACCACATTCGGGAGGCAGGATCGAATGCAGTCCAAGAGCTGGCTTTTACGCTGGCAAACGGGATAGCCTATGTGAAGACGGGCATTGATGCGGGCCTCGATGTAGACGATTTTGCTCCCCGGCTGTCTTTTCATCTCGATACCCATAACAATTTTCTGGAGGAGATAGCCAAGTTTCGAGCCGGCCGAAGACTCTGGGCAAGAATCATGAAAGAGAGGTTTGGCGCCAAGAATCCCGCTTCATGGATGTTCCGCCTCCATGCACAGGGGGCTGGGTGCAGCCTTACTCGTCAGCAACCCGATAACAATGTGGTCCGTGTAGCGATTCAGGCTCTGGCCGCTGTTCTCGGTGGGACGCAGTCCCTGCAGACGAATTCCAAGGATGAGGCCTATGCCATCCCTACAGAGGAGACGGTGCGGACTGCCCTCCGAACCCAGCAGATCATCGCACACGAAAGCGGGGTCGCCGACTTTATCGATCCCCTCGGCGGTTCTTATGCTGTTGAGGCCTTGACCGACGAAATCGAGGGCCGGGCTTCTGAATACATCGAAAGAATAGAAGCCATGGGAGGCGCTGTTCAGGCTATCGAATCCGGCTATATCCAGGGAGAGATAGCAGAGAGCGCGTACAGGTACCAGAGAAGTATCGAGACAAAAGACAGGATCATAGTTGGCCTCAACGAATTCACCGTAAAGGAGGCCCCTCTAAAGGAAATCACCCGGATCCGTCCGGAAGTGGAAAGAGCGCAGAGGGAAAAGCTCGAGAAGGTAAAGAAGGAGAGAGACCCGGGCCGCTTGCAGGAGGTACTCCTGGCGGTAAAGGAGGCGGCAGAAGGCAGGGACAATCTGGTTTTTCCTACGCTGGATGCCGTGAGAGCCTATGCCACTGTTGGCGAGATAACAGATGCTCTCAGGGCGGTCTTTGGCGAGTATGAGGAGAAGGGCTGA
- a CDS encoding ABC transporter substrate-binding protein, with product MSELKQLEEMFRKGQISRREFLVRASVLGLGAALSPAILTSPAQAETPKRGGRLRVGCTGGSTTNSLDPATLNSTMPVFINFQIRNCLVEIDYKGNAIPELAESWEPSADASKWTFKLRRGVEFHNGKTLSAEDVIYSINYHRGPESKSGAKSILSSIKEIKEDGKYTVVFFLQGGNADFPYIVSDYHLTIFPAGTKGAEFEKGVGTGGYILQSYEPGVKALTKRNPNYWKQGRAHFDEVETISIADSSARTNALKTGQIDVLDRCELRTVNLLKRSPGIKIVRVTSPLHYSIPTRTDVAPFNDNRVRLALKLAVNREQMLKTILRGYGSLGNDHPIGPTYRFHATESELPQRRYDPDKAKYLMKKAGQLDHTFELHAADAAFAGAIDAALLYKESAAKAGIKIKVVREPNDGYWSNVWMKKAWCMCYWAGRVTSDMMFSTAYWEKSNWNDTFWKNKRFNQLLVAARSELDEKKRRAMYVEMQRIVRDEGGVVIPMFADVVEAATTRLKYRNLAGNLELDGQRMSERWWFE from the coding sequence ATGTCTGAACTGAAACAACTTGAGGAGATGTTCAGGAAGGGGCAAATCAGCCGGCGCGAGTTCCTGGTTCGCGCGTCAGTCTTGGGGCTCGGTGCTGCACTCTCACCTGCCATTTTGACGAGCCCGGCGCAGGCCGAGACTCCAAAGAGGGGAGGCCGTTTGAGGGTGGGATGCACCGGCGGGTCCACGACCAATTCGCTGGATCCGGCGACCTTGAACAGCACCATGCCGGTCTTTATCAACTTCCAGATCCGCAATTGCTTGGTCGAAATCGACTACAAGGGCAATGCTATTCCTGAACTGGCAGAGAGCTGGGAACCCTCGGCTGATGCGAGCAAATGGACTTTCAAGCTTCGCAGGGGCGTCGAATTCCACAATGGGAAAACCCTCAGCGCGGAGGACGTCATATATTCGATCAATTATCATCGAGGGCCGGAATCGAAATCGGGTGCGAAGAGCATCCTCTCTTCGATCAAGGAGATCAAAGAGGACGGCAAGTACACGGTAGTCTTCTTCCTGCAGGGTGGCAACGCCGACTTCCCCTATATCGTGAGTGACTATCATTTGACTATCTTCCCTGCGGGTACGAAAGGCGCCGAGTTCGAAAAGGGGGTAGGCACCGGAGGCTACATACTCCAGAGCTACGAGCCGGGTGTGAAGGCCTTGACCAAACGAAATCCGAACTACTGGAAACAGGGGCGGGCTCATTTTGACGAGGTAGAAACTATCTCAATCGCAGACTCAAGTGCCAGAACAAATGCCCTGAAGACAGGTCAGATCGATGTCTTGGACCGATGCGAACTCAGGACGGTTAATCTCCTCAAGAGGAGTCCCGGCATCAAAATCGTAAGGGTTACCAGTCCGCTCCACTATTCGATTCCCACGCGGACAGACGTTGCTCCCTTTAACGACAATAGGGTGAGGCTCGCTTTGAAACTGGCCGTTAACAGGGAGCAGATGTTGAAAACGATTCTCCGGGGTTATGGAAGCCTGGGCAATGACCACCCCATCGGACCGACATACCGGTTTCACGCTACCGAATCTGAATTACCCCAGAGAAGATACGACCCGGATAAGGCCAAGTATCTGATGAAAAAGGCTGGGCAGCTGGATCATACCTTCGAGCTGCATGCTGCCGATGCTGCATTTGCCGGAGCCATAGACGCCGCGCTCCTCTACAAGGAAAGTGCCGCTAAGGCTGGAATCAAGATCAAGGTGGTTCGAGAGCCTAACGACGGGTATTGGAGCAATGTTTGGATGAAAAAAGCCTGGTGCATGTGTTACTGGGCTGGCCGGGTCACATCCGACATGATGTTCTCCACCGCCTACTGGGAGAAATCCAATTGGAACGACACCTTCTGGAAGAATAAGCGTTTCAACCAACTGCTCGTGGCAGCTCGCTCAGAGCTCGATGAGAAGAAACGCCGGGCCATGTATGTGGAAATGCAGCGGATTGTTCGTGATGAAGGAGGAGTTGTTATTCCGATGTTCGCAGATGTCGTGGAGGCTGCAACGACCAGGCTCAAATACAGGAATCTGGCAGGAAACCTGGAACTAGACGGACAGAGGATGTCTGAACGTTGGTGGTTTGAATGA
- a CDS encoding iron-containing alcohol dehydrogenase gives MINSFSFPGVGRVSFGVGRVEQLGEDIAELRGDKSPVLLISDAGVARAGIVARAESILRRSGYDVIVLADLKGEPKAETVDRAASILRRLGKSFVVGLGGGSALDTAKLATVIAAGDLPVEDYALCARPLPKPLVKRVMVPTTAGTGSEVTRTAVFTTSEGRKVWTWGRELLAESVVLDPTLTSSLPAHVTATSGIDALVHAIEACTNQQRNPFTDSFALQAIRLGKEHLMRAIENPEDMNARGGMLIAATLAGIAFGTTGTAAAHSIGHALATIAGIPHGRAVAIGMDAILGWNAEASPEAFATVAEALGGPRKAEAAAPAFRVLVEQAGIDRSLADEGIDPETLAAVMMSEENKPMLENNAREISGEDVLELARRALSL, from the coding sequence ATGATAAACTCCTTCTCCTTTCCAGGAGTGGGCAGGGTTTCCTTCGGGGTCGGCAGAGTGGAACAGTTGGGTGAGGACATTGCCGAGCTGAGAGGAGATAAGAGTCCGGTACTGTTGATAAGCGATGCGGGGGTTGCCCGGGCAGGGATCGTAGCTCGCGCAGAATCGATACTGAGACGGTCGGGCTACGATGTAATCGTCCTTGCCGACCTGAAAGGTGAGCCGAAAGCCGAGACGGTCGATAGGGCCGCTTCGATCCTTCGCCGGCTTGGAAAGTCCTTTGTCGTCGGCCTGGGAGGAGGTTCGGCCCTCGACACTGCAAAGCTCGCTACCGTCATAGCCGCGGGTGATCTCCCAGTAGAGGATTATGCCTTGTGTGCCCGCCCGTTGCCGAAACCTCTAGTCAAGAGGGTCATGGTTCCCACGACTGCTGGAACAGGATCCGAGGTGACGCGTACAGCCGTCTTCACCACCAGCGAAGGACGTAAGGTCTGGACATGGGGCAGGGAGCTGCTGGCCGAGTCGGTGGTGCTCGATCCTACTTTAACATCCAGCCTACCCGCTCATGTGACAGCCACCTCCGGAATCGATGCTCTTGTTCATGCCATAGAGGCCTGCACCAACCAGCAGAGGAATCCCTTCACCGATTCCTTTGCTCTCCAGGCCATTCGCCTTGGGAAAGAGCATCTCATGAGGGCCATTGAAAATCCTGAAGACATGAACGCCAGAGGGGGGATGTTGATCGCTGCTACCCTGGCGGGTATCGCTTTTGGTACAACGGGCACAGCGGCGGCCCACTCGATCGGTCACGCCCTGGCGACGATCGCCGGCATACCCCACGGCAGAGCCGTTGCCATAGGTATGGACGCGATCCTGGGCTGGAATGCAGAGGCCTCACCTGAAGCCTTTGCCACCGTGGCAGAAGCACTCGGTGGTCCCAGAAAAGCTGAAGCTGCTGCTCCGGCGTTCAGAGTCCTGGTTGAACAGGCCGGCATCGACAGATCTTTGGCTGACGAGGGGATCGACCCAGAGACACTGGCCGCCGTGATGATGTCTGAAGAGAACAAGCCCATGCTCGAGAATAACGCCCGGGAAATCTCGGGAGAGGATGTCCTGGAACTTGCCCGGCGCGCTTTGAGTCTTTAA